The sequence below is a genomic window from Brevibacillus agri.
AGAAATCGGCGCAATCAAAAAAGAACTTGAAGGCCAGCAGATTCCGTACCGGATTACGGGAAATGGGACAAGCATTGAAGTACCGGAAAAAATGGCACAGGATGTCATCGTCGATCTGGCCGCACAAGGAATCCCCAGCCAGGCAGGCATCAACTCTGAGATTTTTTCCAATACGCTCGGTGTTACCGACAGGCAATTCGATGTGATGAAAAAAGAAGCGTTGCAACAAGAGCTGCGCAAAATGCTCGAACGTGTGAAAGGCGTGCGCTCGGCACAAGTGATGATTACACTGCCGCAGGAAAGTGTTTGGGTGACAGAGACACCGGATACGGCAACGGCATCGGTCATCGTCGACGTGGAACCGGGTACGACGCTCGATCAAAAGCAGATTAACTCGCTGTATTTGCTCGTTTCCCGAAGCGTTCCGAAATTGCCGATGGACGCCATCGCGATTACGGACCAATACTCGAATCCGCTGGAACGCGCGGAAGGCAACGAAGCAGAAGGAACATTAAGCAGCTTCAAACAGCAAGAGGCAATCAAGTCCGAGGTTGAGAAGAAGATTCAACAAAACCTGTATAACTTGCTTGGAACGATTATGGGCCGAGACAAAGTGATTGTGCACGCATTTATCAAAATGAATTTTGATAAGGAAAACCGCGTGGAAAATCTCGTGGAGGCGCCCGACAAAGAGAACAACGAAGGACTTATCATCTCTTCTCAAAAATTATCAAAAGCTTTCTCGGGTCAAGGCCAACCGCCGGGGGGCATCGCCGGAACAGGCGCGAATGCAGTCCCCAACTACCCAGGGAACAATCCTCAGGGCAGCAACAGTCAGTATGAAGAACTGAATGATACCATTAACCGCGAAGTCAATCGAATCACGCGAAATGTTACACTAAGCCCGTACAAGATTGAAGATTTGACGATCAACGTAGGGGTCGAACCGCCGACTGGCGGAGAATTAGATGCTGCTACAATCGAAAGTATCAAACAGGTACTGCGCAATGTCGTCCGTGTGACACTGAGCGACAGAGCGACCGATTTGAGCGAAGAAGAACTGGACAAACACATTTCCGTTCTCCCACGTCAATTTTCTGGCAAAGTGGCTGTCGAAGAATCCAGTGCACTCAGCCCGGCTGTATTGTGGACCGTTGGTGGTATTGCCGTGCTGGCTCTCGCCGCTGTAGCCTTCCTCATCATCCGCAGACGCAACCAGGCGAAGCAGGAACAGGAAGAAGAAATGTCAGACTTGCTGGCTCCAAACCAACCTGCCGAAATTCCTGACTTGATCTATCAGGAAGATGGAGACCAGGTCGTGGTCAGAAAACAGCTTGAAAAATTGGCGCGAAGCAAGCCGGATGAATTTGTTGTTCTGCTTCGTACTTGGCTAGCAGAAGATTAAGGAGTGAAAGATATGGCTCGCGGCGCTAAAGAGTTGTCGGGAAGACAGAAGGCGGCTATCCTCCTCATCTCACTAGGGCCGGAAATCTCTGCCCAGGTGTTCAAGCATTTGCGTGAGGATGAGATTGAGCAGTTGACATTGGAAATTGCCAATGTGCGAAAAGTAGATACTGATGAAAAAGATAAAATCTTGGCTGAATTTCACCAAATCGCCGTAGCGAAGGAAGTCATTTCGCAAGGCGGCATTACGTACGCAAAAGAAATTTTGCAAAAAGCGCTGGGCGAGACGAAAGCGATGGATATCATCAATCGCTTGACGGCAAACCTGCAAGTGCGGCCGTTCGATTTTGCCAGGAAGGCAGATCCTGGTCAAATTTTAAACTTCATCCAAAACGAGCATCCGCAGACCATTGCACTGGTGCTTTCTTATCTCGAACCGCAGCAGGCTGCGATGATTTTGTCGGCTTTGCCGCAAGAGCGCCAGGCTGAGGTAGCGAAGCGGATTGCGACGATGGACAGCACTTCTCCGGAAGTGATCGCCCAGGTGGAGCAAGTCCTCGAGCAGAAGCTCTCGGCAACGGTGACACAGGATTATACGCAAGCTGGCGGGATCGAGGCAATCGTGGCAGTTCTCAATGGTGTCGATCGTGGGACGGAGCGCACGATTCTCGATTCTCTCGAAATTCAGGACCCCGAATTGGCCGAAGAAATCAAGAAGCGCATGTTTGTATTCGAAGATATCGCCACACTGGACAACCGCTCCATTCAGCGCGTCATCCGCGACGTGGAAAATGCGGATTTGCAGCTTTCGCTCAAAGTGTCCAGCGAAGAAGTTCGCGAAGTTATTTTCCGCAACATGTCCAAACGGATGGCGGACACTTTCAGAGAAGAAATGGAGTTCATGGGACCAGTTCGTCTGCGCGACGTCGAAGAAGCACAATCTCGTATCGTTGCGATTATCCGTCGCTTAGAGGAGGCTGGTGAGATCATCATCGCCCGCGGTGGAGGAGATGATATCATTGTCTAGGATCATTAAAGTGGCGAATTATCGGCCTTCAGAGGACTCTGTCCTCCTCTCGGTGACGCCTGTACCACCTAAGACGGAAAGTGATCCCGAAAGGTTGCAAAAAAATCTACAAATTTTTCAAGAAGCTGAAATAGAGGCCAAAACGATTCTGGCAGACGCGGAAGAAACCGCGCAAACCATTCTCCGCCAAGCGATAGAAGAGGCCGAACAACTGAAGCAGGAAGCCTCGCTGGAGATTCAGCAATGGTGGGAGCAGAAACAGCAGGAGGCTGCCCAGTTGTTCAGCTCGACGCAGGAGCAAGCGACGGCCGAAGGACACGAAAAAGGCTTTGCAGAAGGCAAGCAGCAAGCGTACGAGGAAGAGACGCAAGCACTCGCCGAGGCGCGTGCGATTCTGGAGCAGGCATACAGCAGCAAGCAGCAGATCATCGCGGAAGCAGAGCCGTTTTTGGTAGAGCTGGCCCTGGAAATCGCCAAAAAAATTATCGGACAGGAACTGCAGCAAAATCCGGAGCAGGTGCTGGAAATTGCGAAAAAAGCGCTGCGGCGCTCGCGAGTCCACGGCGAGATCACGATCTGCGTCAACCACAACTACTTCCATTACGTTTCCGAGCATCGCCCCCAACTGCTGGCGTTGCTGGAAGGACAGGCGGAGCTTTCCATCTATCCGGACTACACGATAGCAGATGGCGGCTGTGTCATTCGCACACAGCTCGGAAGCGTGGACGCACGGGTGGATACACAACTAGAAGAGATCAAACAAGCATTGCTTGCGATTGCCGGAGGAAGTGAGTCCCGATGAGCATCCTGGACATATCCAAGTACAGACAGGCGCTGTATGAGCTCGATCCGCTACGCGTGAACGGGAAAGTGACACAGGTGGTCGGCCTGACCATCGAGTCGCAAGGACCCGAAGTGAAGCTCGGCGAGATTTGCCATCTGTACCCGACGAACAGCAAAGAGCCGATTATCGCCGAAGTGGTTGGTTTTCGGGAAAACAAAGTGCTGCTGATGCCGCTTGGCGAGCTGACAGCCATCGGACCGGGCTGCGACGTTGTGGCGACGGGCCGATCGCTGGAAGTAAAAGTAGGGCCGGAAATACTCGGCTCGGTGCTGGATGGACTGGGCAGGCCGTATCAAGGGACGCTGCCGCTCGGACTGGCTTCCTATCCGACGAACAACCTCCCGCCGAACCCGATCCTGCGCCCGCGCATCAAGGAGCCGCTCAGCGTCGGCGTACGCGCCATAGACGGACTTTTGACGGTCGGAAAAGGACAACGTGTCGGCATCTTTGCCGGATCAGGGGTAGGGAAAAGTACTCTGATGGGGATGATCGCCCGCAATACGACGGCGGACATCAACGTCATCGGGCTGATCGGGGAGCGCGGACGCGAAGTCATGGAGTTTATTGAACGCGATCTGGGGGAAGAAGGGCTAAAGAGGTCTGTCGTCGTCGTCGCCACTTCCGACCAGCCGGCCATGATTCGCATCAAGGGAGCCTTGATTGCGACCTCGATCGCCGAATATTTCCGGGATCGCGGACTGAATGTGATGCTGATGATGGATTCTGTCACCCGGTTTGCCATGGCGCAGCGGGAAGTGGGACTAGCCATCGGAGAGCCTCCAGCCACACGCGGCTACACCCCGTCCGTGTTCGCCCTGATGCCGAAGCTGATGGAGCGGGCAGGAACGGCCGACAAAGGCAGCATCACGGCGTTTTACACGGTACTCGTCGACTCGGATGACATGAACGATCCGATTGCGGATACGGCGAGGGGAATTTTGGACGGACACATTGTCCTCGACCGGAAAATCGCACAAAAAGGCCATTTTCCTGCCATTGATGTGATGGCAAGCGTCAGCCGCGTCATGTCGGAAATCGTCTCGGACGAGCACAAGGAAGCCGCCAGACAGTTGAAAAAGCATCTGGCGACATTCCGGGAAGCGGAAGACTTGATTAACATCGGAGCGTACAAGCCAGGATCAAACCGCGACATTGATGCCGCGATCCGCTATAAAGACATCATTTCTGAGTTTACGGCCCAAGGCACACATGAGCCCTCGACCCTTCAAAGCGCAATCAAGGCGCTGTTAGCCCATTTCGGAGGAGTGGACTAGAGTGAAAGTGTTTCAGTTTCATCTCCAAAAAGTTCTGGATCTGAAGGAAAAAGAGAAAGAGCAGGCAGAGTGGGCATTTGGGAAATCGATTCAGCGCAAAAACGAAGAAGAGTGGAAACTTGTGCAATTGACTGAACAGCATGATGAGATGACCCATATGCTTGAGGAAGCGCAAATGCAGACGTGCAGCGCGGCGCAGCTTATCTCTATCGCGCAGTACCAGCAAGCGGTAGCCCGCTCGATTACGAGGCAGCAACGAACCTTGCGCGGGTGTGAGCAGGACGTGGAGCGCTGTCAGTCCCATTTGACCGAGAGAATGAAAGAGTCCCAGTTGTGGCAACGACTGCGGGAAAAATCTCTCCATCAATTTCTCGACGAGCAGAGACAGCGTGAGCAAAAAGAAATGGATGAGATCGGCACGCAGCTCTATCTTCGCCGCAGCAACTAAGGGAGGTACCAGATGGAAGAAATCCAAGAAGAACGGGAATACGGCAGGTTGGAATGGTTTTTTTACATGATCGTCATTCCTGCACTGTTTGCCAGCCTCCTTGGCGGCGTTCTCCTGAGCTTGCTGGGAGTGAACGTGCTAGGGAATGTTCTCCACTGGGCTAACTCCATACCGTACGTGGAAAAGCTCGTCCCGGACGAATACGACACGCTGTCCGGTGAGGAGGAAAAGAAAGAACCAGACACGGAGAAGCAAGTGGCGACCCTGCAGCAAGACCAGGCGAAAAATCAGCAGCAAATTTCCGCGCTGAAAGAAGAAGCAGCGAAAAAAGACGCCACGATTCAAGCGCTGGAAAAGCAGGTGCAAGACTTGAACAAGCTCATGGAGGAACAAAGAGCCAGCGAAGAGGAGCGGCAAAAGCAGTTTACGGACCTCGCCAAAGTGTACACGACGATGTCAGCGAAAAACGCAGCAGCCATCATCGAAAATTTGAGCCTGGACGAGTCTGTCGCGGTCATGACCAAAATGAAGCCCAATCAGCGCGCAGACATTTTGGCAAAGATGGACCCGAAAAAAGCGGCAGACATTTCGATACTGCTGAAAGATTCTGTTGTCAACAAGGACGACGACATTGCGGCCTTGCAACAGCGGGTTCAGGTGCTGACAAAGGCGCTTAGCGAGACGCGCAGCGGCTCTTCCTCCAGCGCAAACGACCAGGCACTGAGCGAGACATTCGCGCAGATGCCAGCAGAAGATTCTGCCGCGGTCATTCGCTCGCTCATGAGTACGAACAAGAGCAGAGCGCTTACCCTCTTAAAAGAAATGCCTGCGGACAAGCGGGCGCAAACACTCTCTGCGATCGCCAAGGAAGACAAAAAAGAGAAAGACAATCTGGCGGCACGCATCACAGAAGAGTTGCTTCGATAACAAAAAGCATGGCTTTTCGTTGTCGTTTCCATAAGCAACAAATCCAAAAGAGGAGGTGAACGAGATGAATGTAGCCAATCTGACTCCGCCAGTAGGTTCAGCCGGGAGCGTCACATCTGTCGGTGCTGCCACAGGCAATGGAGATGCTGGCATGGGGCAGTTGTTCTCTTTGCAAATGCTGCAAACTTTTGAAACGATGCTAGACTCCAAAGGGGCAGTTGCTTCTCCGGCAGGCTTGTCAGAGGAAGACCAGAAATTGCTCGATGAACTGATGGCGTTGATCGCTCAACTGCTTGCCGCAGGTCAGCAAGGAAACGCAGAACTGAACGAGCAAGTAGGCGAAAAGGCAGCAGCGGTTGAACAGCTTTTGGGCAAAGTGTCCGGACAAGGCATGGAGCTTGCCTCGCAGGCTGGAGTGGATCTCAAGCAACTTTTGTCCAAGCTTTCGCAAAAGGAAGCATCTGCCGATGAGATGGACAAGCTGGCCGCACTTCTCGAAGCACTGAAGAACCAAAAAGGCAATGAAAGCAAAGCGAAGCATGGCGCGCTGCCGCTGCGCTCCGAGACGATTCCCAATCTAAATGCATCGCAGCAAGAAGCGTTCAAGACGATTTCGCCTTTGCGGATGAACCTCGGCCTGGCTGCCTACAAGCTGGAAGCGGGAGTATCTTCCCAACCGATCCAGCCGACGCTTTCCGGCAGTTTGCTGAATCAGGAAGGAAACCCGGAGGAATCGCTGCTGACGACAGCGAACCAAATTTCGGTTGTTTCCCAGCAAGCGCCTCAGACGCAAAGCGTGGCAAGTTTTCAACAGGCAGTCGGACAGACGCACCATGTGAACGCGAACCAATTGCCGCAGCAGCTTACCCAGCTTTTCGTTTCCAAGCTGCAACTAAGCGGCCATAACGGTGTGCATGAAGCACGGCTGATCTTGAATCCGCAGTCGCTCGGGCAGGTGGACGTGACGATTACTTCGCACAACGGGGTAATTACCGCCCAGTTCCACGCCGAGACACAGGCCGGAAAAGATTTGCTCGACAACCAGCTTCCGCAATTGCGGCTGGCTTTGACGCAGCAAGGCTTGCAGGTCGATCGTCTGGAGGTCAATCAACAGCAGGACACGGCATTCAGCTTCCAGCAACAGCGCGAGCAAGCCGGACAGCAGCGGGACAATCAGCAGCAACAGCAACAAAAACAGGCTGAACAAGAGTTTGCGCTAGAGGCGCTCGTAGACAGCAGTGAAACGAGCGAGTCGCTATGGAATCGCCTGCGGGAATCAGCCCGTGGAGTGGACGATCTCGTCTAGGGATGGAATGAAGGAGGAAGCAGCATGAACCATTTTCGTGTCGCGCAGCCCTATTTCCCTCCGAAACCGAATCACGTCACCAAAGCGGCTGCCCAGACAGCGCCGGGAGCCAGCAAAACGTTTCAACAGTACTTGACCGAATCGACGACTCCACATGCCAAAGCACAGCCACTTTCGTTCAGTCAGCATGCCATGAGCCGCCTGCAGCAACGTGGAATCGCGCTTGGAGGGCATCAGTTGGAACGTTTGGAGTCAGCGGTTCAAAAGGCAGCCTCCAAAGGGGCCAGAGAATCTCTCATCATTATGGATAACGTGGCTTATGTCGTGAGCATCGTAAATCGGAAAATCATTACCGCTGTGGACGATGGCAGCATGAAGGACAATGTATTTACCAACATCGACAGCGCCATCTTCGTATAAATGGCCTGTACGAGCGGGCTGGACCTCTCCGGAGGAAGCCTACGGGTTACCGAACGACAGAGGTAATCCAGACTTGTAAGAGAGCAGAGGAGGAGACAGATCATGCTTCGTTCCATGTATTCAGGTATCTCAGGTATGCGCGGCTTTCAAACAAAGCTTGATGTCATTGGGAACAACATTGCGAACGTAAATACGGTTGGCTTCAAAAAAAGCCGTGTCATGTTTCAAGATATTTTGAGCCAAAATGTGCAAGGTGCCGGCGCTCCGACCGACGGTGGAAAAGGCGGTACCAACCCGACCCAGATCGGTCTCGGTTCCTCGATCGCATCGATTGATACCGTGTTTTCGGCGGGAAGCCCGATGACGACAAACTTGCCGACAGACCTTTCCATTGAAGGCGACGCCTTTTTCATGGTGAGCCCGGATGACGGCGCGACGATCTACTACACGCGCGCAGGCAACTTCACCCGCGACTCCCAAGGCTTCCTGGTTAACCCGCAAGGACTGAAACTGTTGAACAGCGATGCTGCTCCGATCCAGATCAGCCAGGCTGACGGTGTCGTCTCCTACTCCATCGGCAAAGACGGCGTCATTACGACCGTAGACGATGCGGGCGCGCTTGCAGCCGACAACACGATTGGCGTCATGACGTTCAACAACCCGAGCGGTCTGAAAAAAGTCGGCAATTCGCTCTATGAAAACACGGTGAACGCCGGTGCTCGTGACGAAGACCCAATGACACCAGTTACTCCAGCAGATGCACGCGTGAGCATCATTGCCGGTCAACTGGAAATGTCCAACGTCGACCTCTCTGAAGAGTTCACGGAAATGATCGTGGCGCAGCGCGGCTTCCAGGCGAACTCGCGGATCATTACGACGTCCGATTCCGTTCTCGAGGAACTGGTGAATCTGAAACGATAACTTCTTGCAGTGGATTAGGCGGGGAAGCGATTTACTCCTTCCCCTGTTTAATCCCGAAAAGGAGCACACGATGATTAAACTGACCCGTTTTAACGGCACTGCGTTTTATCTGAACATCACTCACATCGAAACGGTTGAAGCAACACCCGATACCGTGATTACGTTGTTCAACGACAGGAAGTACATCGTGAAGGATTCCGTAGAGTCCATCGCTGAACGTGTTCAGGCTTTTTATCAAAACGCTCATCCGATAGCGACTGCACCCAAGCTGCCGGACGATTTAAATGAATAGCGGGAGGCATTGCGATGTTTCAAAATCGTTTGTTTAACATGGCTCTAATTATCATCATCGCGATTTCGCTACTGGGAGTCATCTCGTTTGTGCTCTGGCAAACGTATCTCTCTCCGGCCGGGCAGACGGCCAGCTCCGAAGAAAAAGAAGTGAAGCCTTTGTCAGCGAAAGAAATGCAGGAGTACTCCGTAGATACTGGCGAGATCACAACCAATTTGCTGACGAACAATTACATGATTGTGCGCTTCAGCATTACAGCGGACAGTGCAGATGCCAAAACGGAACTGGAGCAGCGATTGCCACAGGTCAATCAGGTGATTATTAAAACGTTGGCTGGCCTGACACCAGAAGACATAAAAGGAACCGAAGGCGTAAACAAGCTGGAAGCGAAAATCATGAATGAAATCAGCTCCCTGATGCAAGAAGGCAAAATCGTGCAAGTCGTGACGACCAAGCGGGTCTTGTCCTAGGGAAGCGATCACACGGATACATAGCAAGGAGGTGACGACATATGGCCGAGGTTCTCTCACAAAGTGAGATTGACGCGTTGTTGGCCGCTCTATCATCTGGTGAGATGGATGCCAACGAGCTGAAAAAAGAAGAGACTGAGCGCAAAGTCAAAGTGTATGATTTCAAACGCGCGTTGCGGTTCTCCAAAGACCAGATCCGTGGCTTGACACGAATCCATGAGAACTATGCGAGGCTGTTGACTACTTATTTTTCAGCTCAGCTCCGTACCTTCGTGCAAATTACGGTTGCCTCCGTCGATCAATTGCCGTATGACGAATTTATACGCTCCATTCCCAAGATGACCATCTTGAACATCTTCGAAGCTCCTCCTTTGGAAGGACGAATGGTCTTGGAGGTCAATCCAAACATCGCCTATACCATGCTGGATCGGCTTCTTGGTGGCCAGGGTGCAATCCCGGAAAAAATGGGTGCACTTACGGAAATTGAAACAACGGTGATGGAGCGAGTATTCGGCAAGGCGCTGGATACATTCCACGAGGCATGGAAGCAAATTATTGAGCTTGATCCGTACCAGGAAGGACTGGAAATGAATCCCCAGTTCATGCAGATTGTCTCGCCAAACGAGATTGTCGTCGTAATCTCGTTCAGTACGAAAATCGGGGACACGACAGGAATGATTAACCTTTGTCTGCCTCACGTCGTAATGGAGCCGATCATGACCAAGCTTTCCGGTCAGTACTGGTTCTCCAAGCAGAAAAAGACACGGGATGAAGATGAACGCCTGCGTGTCGAAGAACGAGTAAAGGTGGCCAAACTGCCGATCATTGCGGAAATGGGGACGGCTACGATTACCGTCGGCGATTTTCTGGCGCTGCAAAAAGGCGATGTCATCCAGTTGGATCAGTCGCTTGACAGCAAGCTGAAGATCAAGATAGGCGATCAGTTGAAGTTCCTGGGGCAACCGGGTACGCTCAAAGGCAGAATGGCCGTGCAGATTGATGAAGTCATAGAGGAGGGGGAGGACCAAAATGAGTAGAGATATGCTTTCTCAAGACGAGATTGACGCGCTACTTCGCGCGAACAACTTGGTTGAGGACGAAGAGGAA
It includes:
- the fliF gene encoding flagellar basal-body MS-ring/collar protein FliF, with product MNERLALYRNQLTSKWNQFSKKQKWMIAGISLFLLISLGLYIYIASQPVYKPLYDQRLSEQEIGAIKKELEGQQIPYRITGNGTSIEVPEKMAQDVIVDLAAQGIPSQAGINSEIFSNTLGVTDRQFDVMKKEALQQELRKMLERVKGVRSAQVMITLPQESVWVTETPDTATASVIVDVEPGTTLDQKQINSLYLLVSRSVPKLPMDAIAITDQYSNPLERAEGNEAEGTLSSFKQQEAIKSEVEKKIQQNLYNLLGTIMGRDKVIVHAFIKMNFDKENRVENLVEAPDKENNEGLIISSQKLSKAFSGQGQPPGGIAGTGANAVPNYPGNNPQGSNSQYEELNDTINREVNRITRNVTLSPYKIEDLTINVGVEPPTGGELDAATIESIKQVLRNVVRVTLSDRATDLSEEELDKHISVLPRQFSGKVAVEESSALSPAVLWTVGGIAVLALAAVAFLIIRRRNQAKQEQEEEMSDLLAPNQPAEIPDLIYQEDGDQVVVRKQLEKLARSKPDEFVVLLRTWLAED
- the fliJ gene encoding flagellar export protein FliJ, with translation MKVFQFHLQKVLDLKEKEKEQAEWAFGKSIQRKNEEEWKLVQLTEQHDEMTHMLEEAQMQTCSAAQLISIAQYQQAVARSITRQQRTLRGCEQDVERCQSHLTERMKESQLWQRLREKSLHQFLDEQRQREQKEMDEIGTQLYLRRSN
- the flgG gene encoding flagellar basal body rod protein FlgG codes for the protein MLRSMYSGISGMRGFQTKLDVIGNNIANVNTVGFKKSRVMFQDILSQNVQGAGAPTDGGKGGTNPTQIGLGSSIASIDTVFSAGSPMTTNLPTDLSIEGDAFFMVSPDDGATIYYTRAGNFTRDSQGFLVNPQGLKLLNSDAAPIQISQADGVVSYSIGKDGVITTVDDAGALAADNTIGVMTFNNPSGLKKVGNSLYENTVNAGARDEDPMTPVTPADARVSIIAGQLEMSNVDLSEEFTEMIVAQRGFQANSRIITTSDSVLEELVNLKR
- a CDS encoding TIGR02530 family flagellar biosynthesis protein; translated protein: MNHFRVAQPYFPPKPNHVTKAAAQTAPGASKTFQQYLTESTTPHAKAQPLSFSQHAMSRLQQRGIALGGHQLERLESAVQKAASKGARESLIIMDNVAYVVSIVNRKIITAVDDGSMKDNVFTNIDSAIFV
- a CDS encoding flagellar FlbD family protein → MIKLTRFNGTAFYLNITHIETVEATPDTVITLFNDRKYIVKDSVESIAERVQAFYQNAHPIATAPKLPDDLNE
- the fliI gene encoding flagellar protein export ATPase FliI; this translates as MSILDISKYRQALYELDPLRVNGKVTQVVGLTIESQGPEVKLGEICHLYPTNSKEPIIAEVVGFRENKVLLMPLGELTAIGPGCDVVATGRSLEVKVGPEILGSVLDGLGRPYQGTLPLGLASYPTNNLPPNPILRPRIKEPLSVGVRAIDGLLTVGKGQRVGIFAGSGVGKSTLMGMIARNTTADINVIGLIGERGREVMEFIERDLGEEGLKRSVVVVATSDQPAMIRIKGALIATSIAEYFRDRGLNVMLMMDSVTRFAMAQREVGLAIGEPPATRGYTPSVFALMPKLMERAGTADKGSITAFYTVLVDSDDMNDPIADTARGILDGHIVLDRKIAQKGHFPAIDVMASVSRVMSEIVSDEHKEAARQLKKHLATFREAEDLINIGAYKPGSNRDIDAAIRYKDIISEFTAQGTHEPSTLQSAIKALLAHFGGVD
- a CDS encoding flagellar hook-length control protein FliK; protein product: MNVANLTPPVGSAGSVTSVGAATGNGDAGMGQLFSLQMLQTFETMLDSKGAVASPAGLSEEDQKLLDELMALIAQLLAAGQQGNAELNEQVGEKAAAVEQLLGKVSGQGMELASQAGVDLKQLLSKLSQKEASADEMDKLAALLEALKNQKGNESKAKHGALPLRSETIPNLNASQQEAFKTISPLRMNLGLAAYKLEAGVSSQPIQPTLSGSLLNQEGNPEESLLTTANQISVVSQQAPQTQSVASFQQAVGQTHHVNANQLPQQLTQLFVSKLQLSGHNGVHEARLILNPQSLGQVDVTITSHNGVITAQFHAETQAGKDLLDNQLPQLRLALTQQGLQVDRLEVNQQQDTAFSFQQQREQAGQQRDNQQQQQQKQAEQEFALEALVDSSETSESLWNRLRESARGVDDLV
- the fliG gene encoding flagellar motor switch protein FliG, whose protein sequence is MARGAKELSGRQKAAILLISLGPEISAQVFKHLREDEIEQLTLEIANVRKVDTDEKDKILAEFHQIAVAKEVISQGGITYAKEILQKALGETKAMDIINRLTANLQVRPFDFARKADPGQILNFIQNEHPQTIALVLSYLEPQQAAMILSALPQERQAEVAKRIATMDSTSPEVIAQVEQVLEQKLSATVTQDYTQAGGIEAIVAVLNGVDRGTERTILDSLEIQDPELAEEIKKRMFVFEDIATLDNRSIQRVIRDVENADLQLSLKVSSEEVREVIFRNMSKRMADTFREEMEFMGPVRLRDVEEAQSRIVAIIRRLEEAGEIIIARGGGDDIIV
- a CDS encoding flagellar basal body-associated FliL family protein, producing the protein MFQNRLFNMALIIIIAISLLGVISFVLWQTYLSPAGQTASSEEKEVKPLSAKEMQEYSVDTGEITTNLLTNNYMIVRFSITADSADAKTELEQRLPQVNQVIIKTLAGLTPEDIKGTEGVNKLEAKIMNEISSLMQEGKIVQVVTTKRVLS
- the fliM gene encoding flagellar motor switch protein FliM; the protein is MAEVLSQSEIDALLAALSSGEMDANELKKEETERKVKVYDFKRALRFSKDQIRGLTRIHENYARLLTTYFSAQLRTFVQITVASVDQLPYDEFIRSIPKMTILNIFEAPPLEGRMVLEVNPNIAYTMLDRLLGGQGAIPEKMGALTEIETTVMERVFGKALDTFHEAWKQIIELDPYQEGLEMNPQFMQIVSPNEIVVVISFSTKIGDTTGMINLCLPHVVMEPIMTKLSGQYWFSKQKKTRDEDERLRVEERVKVAKLPIIAEMGTATITVGDFLALQKGDVIQLDQSLDSKLKIKIGDQLKFLGQPGTLKGRMAVQIDEVIEEGEDQNE
- the fliH gene encoding flagellar assembly protein FliH, producing the protein MISLSRIIKVANYRPSEDSVLLSVTPVPPKTESDPERLQKNLQIFQEAEIEAKTILADAEETAQTILRQAIEEAEQLKQEASLEIQQWWEQKQQEAAQLFSSTQEQATAEGHEKGFAEGKQQAYEEETQALAEARAILEQAYSSKQQIIAEAEPFLVELALEIAKKIIGQELQQNPEQVLEIAKKALRRSRVHGEITICVNHNYFHYVSEHRPQLLALLEGQAELSIYPDYTIADGGCVIRTQLGSVDARVDTQLEEIKQALLAIAGGSESR
- a CDS encoding magnesium transporter MgtE N-terminal domain-containing protein, which produces MEEIQEEREYGRLEWFFYMIVIPALFASLLGGVLLSLLGVNVLGNVLHWANSIPYVEKLVPDEYDTLSGEEEKKEPDTEKQVATLQQDQAKNQQQISALKEEAAKKDATIQALEKQVQDLNKLMEEQRASEEERQKQFTDLAKVYTTMSAKNAAAIIENLSLDESVAVMTKMKPNQRADILAKMDPKKAADISILLKDSVVNKDDDIAALQQRVQVLTKALSETRSGSSSSANDQALSETFAQMPAEDSAAVIRSLMSTNKSRALTLLKEMPADKRAQTLSAIAKEDKKEKDNLAARITEELLR